TTGCCCCGTCCCCGCAGGCGGAACGCACCGGCTTCCGCGTGCTGTCCGCGATCAGCTTCGCCCACTTCCTCAACGACATGATCCAGTCGCTGATCCTGGCGATCTATCCGATGCTGAAGGGCGGCTTCAACCTCAGCTTCACCCAGATCGGGCTGCTGACCATGACCTACCAGGTCACCGCGTCGCTGCTGCAGCCGGTGGTGGGCCTGTACACCGACAAGCATCCCAAGCCGCATTCGCTGGCGGTGGCGATGGCCTTTACGCTGGCCGGCCTGCTGCTGCTGTCGGTGGCACCCAGCTACGGCGTGCTGCTGGTGGCCGCGGCGCTGGTCGGCACCGGTTCGTCGATCTTCCATCCGGAGTCGTCGCGCGTGGCGCGCATGGCGTCGGGCGGCCAGCACGGGCTGGCGCAGTCGATCTTCCAGGTGGGCGGCAATGGCGGCAGCGCCATGGGTCCGCTGCTGGCGGCGCTGATCGTGCACCAGCAGGCCAGCCTGGCGTGGTTCTCGCTGGCGGCGCTGGTGGGCATCGTGGTGCTGTGGCGCATCGGCGGCTGGTACGCGCGCCAGCTGGCGCAGGGCGCGCGCAAGCGCAAGGCGGCCGGCGCCACGGCCAGCCCGGTGGCGACGCGCGTGGTGGTGCGGGCCATGGTGGTGCTGATGGTGCTGGTGTTCTCCAAGTACTTCTACATGGCCAGCCTGACCTCGTACTACACCTTCTACCTGATGGAGCGCTTCGCGCTGGCGCGCCAGGACGCGCAGCTGCACCTGTTCCTGTTCCTGTTCGCGGTCGCCGCCGGCACCATCCTGGGCGGCCCGATCGGCGACCGCATCGGCCGCAAGCGCGTGATCTGGGCCTCGATCCTGGGCGTGGCGCCGTTCACGCTGCTGCTGCCGCACGTGGGCCTGTTCTGGACCACGGTGCTGACCTTCATCATCGGCTTTATCCTGGCGTCGGCGTTCTCGGCGATCCTGGTGTTCGCGCAGGAGCTGATCCCCGGCAAGGTCGGCATGGTGTCGGGGCTGTTCTTCGGCTTTGCCTTCGGCATGGGCGGCATCGGCGCCGCGGTGCTGGGTGGCATGGCCGATACCCACGGCATCCGCGCGGTGTACGAGTACTGCGCCTACCTGCCGCTGCTGGGGCTGCTGACGGTGTTCCTGCCGGATTTGCGCGAGGGACCGCAGCGCGTGTGAAGCGTGGCTTAGTCGCCTGACTTGCCATCGCCGCCATCGCCGGCGGGCGGCTCGAACATGCGCAGCCAGCGGCGCAGCAGCGCGGCCAGCTGCGCGCGCTCCGTCGCGGTCAGCCCTTCCAGCAGGCGGTGCTCGTTGGCCACGTGCAACTCCACCGCGTGGTCGACACGCTTGCGGCCGGCGTCGGTCAGCGCCACCAGCAGTCCGCGCCGGTCTTCCGGATTGGGCTCGCGCCGTACCAGCCCGGCCCGCTCTAGGTGGTCGAGCCGGTTGGTCATGGTGCCCGAGGTGATCATCAACGAACCGATCAGCGCACCGGGCGAGAGCGCATAAGGCGGCCCGGCGCGCCGCAGCGTCGCCAGCACATCGAACTCCCACGGCTGCAGGCCGGTTGCGCCCAGCGCGGCCTCGATCGCCCGACCGGTATGGCGGTTGAGCCGGCCCAGCCGCCCGAGGATGCCCATCGGCGAAGCATCGAGATCGGGGCGTTCGCGCGCCCATTGGGCGAGGATGCCGTCGACATGGTCGGGCGCGTCTTCGGGTTTGCGGCGGGCGGTCATCGGGCAGGGCAGAAAGGAAGCAGATCGAAGTATCTTGACATCAACCAATCGCCTTCGTAAAGTGATTTATCTTGACATCAAGAATATCGACATGAAGGCGAACGCCATTTCCACGACCGGGGCAGGCGGCCCGAGCCTCAGGGACATCCTGATGACCGGCCTCGCCCCCGCGATCTGGGGCAGTACTTACCTGGTCACCAGCCAGTGGTTGCCACCGGGGCAGCCACTGCTTTCGGGCGTGATCCGCGCACTGCCGGCCGGCCTGGCGATGCTGGCCTTCGGCAGGCAGTTGCCGCGGGGCGGCTGGTGGTGGCGCGCGGCGGTGCTGGGCGTGCTCAATATCGGCTTCTTCCAGGCGATGCTGTTCATCGCCGCCTACCGCCTGCCCGGTGGCGTGGCGGCCACCGTTGGCGCGATCCAGCCGCTGATCGTGGTGGTGCTGGCGTGGGCCTGGCTGGGCGCGCGCCCGCGCCCGGCGGCCTGGATGGCCGGCGCGGGCGGGTTGCTGGGCGTGGCGCTGCTGGTGCTCGGGCCGGCCGCCCGTCTGGATGCCGTTGGCGTGGCCGCGGCGGCGGCGGGGGCGGTGTCGATGGCGGTGGGTACGGTGCTGACGCGCCACTGGCAGCCGCCGGTCTCGCCGCTGGTGCTGACGGCATGGCAGCTGTGCGCGGGCGGGCTGTTCCTGCTGCCGTTCGCGCTGGTGCTGGAACCGCTGCCCGGGCATTTCACGCTGGCCAACTGGCTCGGCTACGCGTGGCTCAGCATAGTGGGCGCCGGCTTCAGCTACGCGCTGTGGTTCCGCGGGGTAGGGCGCATGCCGTCGGCGGCGGTGGCGGCGCTGGGCCTGCTCAGTCCGGTCAGCGCCACGGTGCTCGGCTTCCTGGTGCTGGGGCAGGCACTGACTGCGGTGCAGGCAGCCGGCGCGCTGCTGGTGCTGGGCAGCGTGTGGCTTGGCCAGCGCGCGGCCGCACCCGCCACGGTGGCGCGCGCGCAGGCGGCCTGATGTCATCCGCGAAGGGTGCTGCTGCCGCGCGGAATTTTGCGGCATCATGGCGGGCACTTCAGTCAGACCTGCCCCGTTTCCGCCGACGCCGCCGACGATGCCAGCCGCCCCAGACCCTTCCGCCGCCCCCGCCACGCCGCCCTGCGAGCGCTGCCTGGCGCTGGCCGATGATCCGCGCCGGCGCGAGCCGCCGGCCTGCCTGGCGCTGCGCGGCACGGCCCCGGTAGTCACCCAGAGCGCCGCCGGGGTGCCGTACAGCATGCTGTCGTTCTGCTGCCGCGACTGCGGCACGGGCTGGCGGCTCTACGACCGCGCCAACGAACTCTTTGTGTCGTGGGTGCCGGAGCGGCCGCTGGAGCGCTGAGCGCGCCGCATGATCGGCTAAGATAGCGGCTGTTCTGCGCCGCGCCGGCCCGTTGCCGCCGCGCGGCCGCTTCCGTCGAATCTCTCCCGCCTTCCCATCATGGCCTTTTCCTTCCGCTCGTCGCTGCTGGCCGCAGCGTGCGCCTTCAGTGCCGCCGTCCTTGCTCCCGCCGCTGCCGCCGCGGCCGACGCCTATCCCAGCCGCCCGATCCGCCTGATCGTCGCCTATCCCACCGGCGGCATCAGCGACACCGTCGCGCGCGCGCTCGGCGAGCGCCTGTCGGCGCAGATGGGTACCTCGGTGGTGGTCGAGAACAAGGCCGGCGCGGGCGGCAGCATCGGCATCGATGCGGTCGCCAAGGCCGCGCCGGACGGCTACACGCTCGGCTTTGCCGCCACCAGCCCGCTGACGCTGAATCCGCATGTGGGCCGCGTCAACTACGATCCGCAGAAAGACGTGGCGCCGGTGATGAGCGTGATGTACTCGCCGGTGCTGGTGGTCGGGACTTCCGCCTTCAGCGGCAAGAGCTTTGCCGACGTGGTCGGCCAGGCCAGCGCCAAACCGGGTTCGGTACGCTGGGCCACGTCGGGCCTGGGCACGGTCGGCCATGTGGTGCTGGAACAGGTCAAGCAGAAGTCGAAGGCCGATATCGTGCTGATCCCGTACAAGGGCGCCGGCCAGCAGATGAACGATGCGCTCGGCGGCCAGTTCGAGGTGATGAGCACCAACGCCAGCCCGGTGCTGAGCCAGCATATGCAGGCCGGCCGCCTGCGCGCGCTGGCGGTGGGCGCGCCCAAGCGCCTGGAGAGCCTGCCGGCCGTGCCGACGCTGGCCGAGCTGGGTTATCCCAAGGCCAACCTGACTTCCACCTTTGGTGTGTTCGCGCCGGGCAAGACCCCCGCGGCCATCATCAACCGCCTCAACGCCGAGCTGAACAAGGCGCTGGCCGAGCCCGAAGTGCATGAGCGCCTGCTCAAGGGCGGCGAAGTGCCGACCGGCGGCACGCCGGCGCAGTTTGCCAAGGCCATCCGCGAAGAGTCCGCGGAGAATGCCCGCATCGTCAGGGAAGCCGGCATCAAGGCTGACTGAATGCCCCGCGGGGTGCCGGCGACGCAGTCGCGCTAGGCCGCATCGAGCCGGCTCCCCAGCCCGTACACCGACGACAGCCGCACGCCGTTGTGCGGCCACAGCGCCAGCTTGGTGCGCACGCGCGACAGGTGGCTGTCCACGGTGCGCGAGGCCGTGTCCATGTGATAGCGCCAGACCTGGTCGACCATGGTCTGGCGCAGCACCAGCGAACCGAGATTTCGGAACAGCAGCACCGCCAGGTCGAATTCCTTCGGGGCGAGCAGCACCGGCTGGCCCTTGACCCACACCTGCCGCTCGGCGGTGGCAAAGCGGAACGGACCGTGTTCCAGGTCGCAGTCCGCGCTTGCCGGCCGCGCGCGGCGCAGCAGCGCCAGCACGCGCGCGGCCAGTTCCGCGGTGCGCAGCGGCTTGGGCACGTAGCTGTCCGCGCCCTGCGCCAGGCACGCCGCGACAAAGCCTTCTTCGTTCGAGGCTCCGGTCAGCATCACCGGCATCTCGTTGCCCAGGGTGCGGCGCACCCACGCCAGCACTTCCAATGCCGGCAGGCCCGGCGTATCGCAATCCAGCATCAGCAGGTCGAACGACCGGCCGCGCAGCGCGCCGATCAGCGCGCGACCGCTGAGGTAGCGCGTGCACTGGTGGCCGTTCAGGCGCAGGGTTTGTTCGATGCTGACGGCGAGGGTAGGGTCCGCCTGCAGCGCGGCGATCTTCACGGACGTGGCTCCTGTGCGCGGACGCACCGTGGTGCGCCGCCGGGATGGACAGCTCGACAAACGGGTGGTGCGGGCACGGGTCGTGCCGCAGCGAAGCCCATGGTAGGAGCGGCTCGCTGAGGCGAGAAGTAAAAGATTGTTGAAAGGCGAGATTGAGCGCTTTCCTATTCGGGCGGGCTGCGACACCGGATTAAATGTCCCGCTAATGGCCAGCTACGTCGGAGGCAACATGGGAAAGAAAACGGCACCGCGCATTGCATCGCTCGAGGACGCGCCCGCGGATGCGGCGCTGATCCGCCAGGTCGTCGCCAGCGCGGGATTCGAATGCGTCAGCTTCAGCGAAAGCCGGCACCTGCTGCTGGCGCTGCGCGACGCCGGCTTCGACCTGCTGCTGCTGGACTGGCAGATGCCCGACCTGTCCGGGCGCGAGGTGCTGGCCTGGGTGCGCAGCCACCTGGACCGGCGCATCCCGGTCATGTTCCTGAGCTGCCGCGATGCCGAGCACGATATCGTCAGCGCGCTCGCCGCCGGCGCCGATGACTACATGGTCAAGCCGATCCGCCCGGCCGAGCTGGCCGCGCGCATCGACTGCCTGCTGCGGCGCGCGTATCCGGCGCAGGCGTCCCCGCACGCGCCGCTGCGGCTGGGCGACTACGCCTTCGACTGCGCATTGCGCCGGGTCACCTGCAACGGCCAGCCGATCGGCCTGACGCCCAAGGAGTTCGACCTCGCGGTGCTGCTGTTCCGCCACGAAGGCCGCATCGTCACGCGCGACCACATCACCGCCGCGGTCTGGGGCCGCGAGATCTCGCCGATGTCGCGCACCATCGATACCCACGTGTCGCGCGTGCGCAGCAAGCTCGGGCTGCAGGCCGGGCACGGCATGCGGCTGACCCCGGTCTATACGCATGGCTACCGGCTGGAGCGCCTGGCACACACGGAGCGGGCCGCGGCATGACGGCGCGCCAGTTGCGCGTTGCGCTGGTTGCCGCGGCGTTGTGCCTGGGCGGCAGCCGGCTGGTGCGACGCAGCCGCAGCGCTGCTGCGCTGCCGGTGCCAGCAAGCGGCCGCGACGTGCGCGACCCGGCCGCCGTGCACGACATGCTGCTGCATGTGCTGGGCCACGACCTGCGCCAACCCAATGCGTCGCTGCTGGCGTGGCTGGCGCTGCGGCAGACCCGCTCGCAGGCCGATGCGGCACTGCTGGCGCAGGTCGGCGGCCATGCGCGCCGCTCGCTGCGCCATATCGACGACCTGAACCGGCTGCTGCGCGAAACCCGGCATGCCTACCGGATGCGGCGGATCGCCATGGAGACCCTGCTCGATGAAGCGCTGGACCGCGTCTGGTCCGAAGCCTGCGAGGCCGGGATCCGGCTCGAACGCCCGGCCGGGCGCTTGCCGCGCATCGGCGGCGACGCGGCGATGCTCGCCGCTACGCTGGAATGGCTGCTGAGCAGCGCCATCGGCGCGGCGGCGCATGGCACGGCCTTGCGCACCGCGTGCCGCGGCCATGCCGGCGGCGCGGCGCTGTCGATCGTGTTCCAGCCCGCCGATGACACGGGCGCCGCGCAACTGGCCCGGCCTGGACCCGCGCTGCTGTGCGCGCAGCGCGTGGTGGCGCGCCATGGCGGCCTGCTGGTGCCGCTGCAGCCGATGCAGGGCGAAGCCGCGCAGGCCGGCTGGTACCTGTGGCTGCGACGCCGGCCGCGACCATGAAAAAAGGCACCCGAAGGTGCCTTTTGCCAGGGCTGCCGATCAGGTATCGATCAGAAGATGTGGCGGATACCGACGGCAGCGCCGGTCTGGTTGTTGCGGCCCGGCATTTCGGTGGTGGTGCCGCCCGAAACCTTGTTGAAGTCAACCGTACCGTAGACCTGGGTGCGCTTGGACAGCGAGTACTCGGCCAGCAGCACGCCGGTGTAGCGGCGGCCGTTGTTGTTGTTAACGCCGTTGACGTTTTCAACATAGTCGCCGTAGAACACGCCGGTCAGCGCCAGAGCCGGGGTGGCCTGGTAGGTCACGCCGATGTAGCCGATGGTGTCCTTGCGCGGGTTGGCTGCTGCGTTGCCACCTGCCGGGATCGGGTTAAGCGTCGTGGCGCCGGTTGAGGTGTCGAAGTTCAGCGAAGCGTCGACACTGCCGGTGCGGTCCTTACCACCGATATAACCCACGAAGACCTTGGCCGGCCCGATCGAGTACTTACCGGCAGCGCCCCACATCTGTTGCTTCTCGCCGGTCAGATTACGCACTTCTTGGTACACGCCGCCGATGCCGAACGGACCGAAGGTGTACGCGGCGCGAGCGCCCCAGTACTGGTTCCGGCTCATGCTGCCCGCTTGCTCGCCGAAGCCGTAGCTGGCTCCGACGTCCAGGCCGCCGAACTTGCCGCCGTAGCTGATGACGTTGTCGTTACGGAAGTTGGTCAGGAAGAACGGCCAGGCGTTGTTGGTGTAGTTGCCGATGGTCAGCGGATCGTAGTCGCCGAAGAAATTAAAGCCTTCGGTGTACTGGCGGCCCAGCTTGATCGTGCCGAAGTCACCGCTCAGGCCCACGTAGGCCTGACGACCGAACAGGCGGCCATTCTGGTTGGCGCGGCCGGTGTCCGGATCGAAGCCGTTTTCCAGCTGGAAGATCGCCTTCAGGTTGTTGCCCAGGGCTTCGCTGCCCTTGATGCCCCAGCGGCTGTTGGTGACGGCGCCGTTGGTCAGTTCCCACGAGTTGTCATTGTTGGCGTTCGCGTTCGTCTGGAAGCGGATGCTCTGGTCGACGATACCGTACAGGGTGACGGACGATTGTGCGAAAGCCGAACCTGCCAACAGGCTGCCGGCTGCGAGGACGATGGCCGATTTCTTCATGGTGCTCCTTTTCTGTCTTGTACTGTGCCCTTCGCCGGATCACGGCGGGGATAAGGTCTACGTTTCCTGTAAACGCCGCGAAAATTTAACAAAACGTAAGGAACAAGGACACAAAACTCCGTGGAGCCGCGCTTTCAAGCAGGAAATTGGTGCAATTCCGTTGTCTGGCCGCTACAGAATTCTGCATTTGGGGGATAAGGCAGCGCAGCGGAGAAGCCTCGGCACCGCGCTGGCACGGCGGCGGGGCGTTGGAGCGACAGGGCGGGAAGGCGCAAGAAGGGGCGGGGCAGCGAGCCCCGCGGGGGCATGGACCCGGCGCCGCCGGGTCCCGTGCTCAGTGCTGCGGGATCTCGATCTTGACCTCGAGCACCTCGAGGTTGTCCTGGCGTTCCAGGCTGACGCGCAGGTCCTGGTCGCCGATCTTGACGTACTTGGAGATCACCGCCACCAGCTCGCGCTGCAGCGCGGGCAGGTAGTCGGCGGGGGCGGAATGGCCGGTGCGCTCGTGCGCCAGGATGATCTGCAGCCGCTCCTTGGCGACCGACGCGGACTTCTTCTTCTCTCCCAGCAGGAAGGAAAGGATCGACATGGGGTGAGCCCTCCTTGACCGTTACTTGTTGCCGAAGATGCGCGAGAACAGCCCCGGCTTCTGGTAGTCGGTGAAACGCATCGGCTTGTCCTTGCCGAGGAAGCGGTCCACCACGTCGCTGTAGGCGTCGGACACGTCGCTGCCTTCCAGGTGGATGGCGGGCGTGCCCTGGTTGGAGGCGTGCAGCACCGCTTCCGATTCCGGCACCACGCCGATCAGCTTGATGCGCAGGATTTCCTGGATGTCGGTCAGCGACAGCATCTCGCCGCCATGAACGCGCTTGGGGTTGTAGCGCGTGATCAGCAGGTGTTCCTTGATCGGATCGCCGCCCTCGGTGGCGCGCTTGGTCTTGGACGCCAGGATGCCGAGGATGCGGTCCGAATCGCGCACCGACGACACTTCCGGGTTGGTCACGATCAGCGCCTCGTCGGCGAAGTACATGGCCATCAGCGCGCCCGATTCGATGCCGGCGGGCGAGTCGCAGACAATGTATTCGAAATCCATCTCGATCAGGCCGTCGATCACCTTCTCGACGCCCTCGCGCGTCAGCGCATCCTTGTCGCGCGTCTGCGACGCCGGCAGGATGAACAGGTTCTCGCACTTCTTGTCCTTGATCAGCGCCTGGCGCAGGTTGGCTTCGCCCTGCACCACGTTGATCAGGTCATACACCACGCGGCGCTCGCAACCCATGATCAGGTCGAGGTTGCGCAGGCCGACGTCGAAGTCGATCACGGCAGTCTTGTGGCCACGCAGGGCCAGGCCGGCGGCAAAGCTGGCGCTGGTGGTGGTCTTGCCGACGCCTCCCTTGCCGGAGGTCACAACGATGATTTTTGCCATGGCTCTTTGGTCCAGTAATAAGTTGGAAGCTTGCGCTCTCTGTGATCCGGTCCCGATGCGCGCCGCGGTTACTTGAGCCGCAGCGCTTCGAGGATCAGTTTTTCATCGGCCAGGCGCACCTGGGCGGTCTTGCCGTGCACATCGGCCGGAAGCGTCTGCTCCGCGGTCCGGTAGATGCCGGCGATGGAAATCAGTTCGGGCTCCATGCACGTGCTGAAGATGCGCGCGGCGGTGTTGCCCTTGACCCCCGCCAGCGCGCGGCCGCGCAGCGGGGCATAGATATGGATGTTGCCTTCGGCGATGACCTCGGCACCGTAGCTGACCACGTCCATGATGACCACGTCGCCATGCGCGTAGACCTGCTGGCCAGAGCGCAGCGGCTTGTCGATCAGCAGGGTCTGGTTCTGGCGCACGGCGGCGGCGACGGCGGCGTCGGTGGCCGCCTGCGCCGCGGCGCGGGCGGCTTCCTCGCGCGCCGCTTGTTCCGCGACGGCCTGTTCCGCGGCGGCAGCGGCCCTGGCTTCGGCGGCACGCTCGGCGGCGCCGTTGCGGCGGGCCTGGCTGTCGAGCAGCGGCAGGCCGAAGCGCTCGGCCCACTCGCGCTGGCCGGCGCGGGCCACCACGCCGATGGCGCGGGCCTTGAGCGTGGCCAGCGTGTCGATCACGGTGCCGAGCGCGACTTCGCTGTCATCGTCGAGCGCGCGCAGGTCCAGCGCGATCACGTCATTGGAGAAGAAGTCGGGGGTGGCTTCGAAGCGGGTGAGGAGGTCATCCCGCAGCGCAGCCATGTCGGCGGTCTGGAGGGCGAGAAGGAGGGCGTCGACGTTGCCACTGCGCAGCTCGAAGCGTGGCGTTTTCTTCTGGGACATAGCCGGGTGACCGTGGAAATGCCACATTCTAACGTTGTATCTGTGGCGAACTGTAACAATTGGATCGATATGTACCGCAGGTGGCGGGTGGGCTCCATGCGCGCACCGCTGGCGCGGCGCAAGTGTGGCCGGCGCGGCTTGAGCGGCTTCGGCATCGGGCCAGGCGCGGGCAGGGCGCGGGCAGTGCGGGCATCGTGCAAAGCCTTGTTACGATTGCGCCATCTGATCAGCGGAGTTTCCATGGGCGCCATCGTCAATTGCGTGGCCTACCGGCAGGGCAAGCGGCTCGGCACGGTAGGCATGGAAGAAATCCCGAAGGTGCTGGCGGTGCCTGGCACCTTCGTCTGGCTGGGGCTGCACGAGCCCGAACTGGCGCTGCTGCGGCAGGCGCAGCAAGCCTTCGGCCTGCACGACCTCGCGGTCGAAGACGCGACCAACGCGCACCAGCGGCCCAAGCTCGAGGCCTACGGCGATTCCGTGTTCGTGGTGCTCAACACCGCGCAGCTGGTGCAGGACGAAGTCGTGGTCGGCGAGACCCATCTGTTCGTCGGCCCCAACTACGTGGTCTCGGTGCGCCATGGGGCCAGCAGCACCTATGCACCGGTGCGCGAGCGCTGCGAGCACGACCCGCACGGACTGGCCAACGGGCCTGGCTATGTGCTGTACGCGCTGATGGATTTCGTCGTCGACCACTACCTGCCGATCGTCACGCGCCTGGAGGACAACTTCGAGGCGCTCGAGCAGGGCATCTTCCGCGACGAGTTCGA
This Cupriavidus nantongensis DNA region includes the following protein-coding sequences:
- a CDS encoding sensor histidine kinase, which codes for MTARQLRVALVAAALCLGGSRLVRRSRSAAALPVPASGRDVRDPAAVHDMLLHVLGHDLRQPNASLLAWLALRQTRSQADAALLAQVGGHARRSLRHIDDLNRLLRETRHAYRMRRIAMETLLDEALDRVWSEACEAGIRLERPAGRLPRIGGDAAMLAATLEWLLSSAIGAAAHGTALRTACRGHAGGAALSIVFQPADDTGAAQLARPGPALLCAQRVVARHGGLLVPLQPMQGEAAQAGWYLWLRRRPRP
- a CDS encoding response regulator transcription factor; the protein is MGKKTAPRIASLEDAPADAALIRQVVASAGFECVSFSESRHLLLALRDAGFDLLLLDWQMPDLSGREVLAWVRSHLDRRIPVMFLSCRDAEHDIVSALAAGADDYMVKPIRPAELAARIDCLLRRAYPAQASPHAPLRLGDYAFDCALRRVTCNGQPIGLTPKEFDLAVLLFRHEGRIVTRDHITAAVWGREISPMSRTIDTHVSRVRSKLGLQAGHGMRLTPVYTHGYRLERLAHTERAAA
- a CDS encoding MFS transporter codes for the protein MSTTIDSAPAGAAPATPSLAPSPQAERTGFRVLSAISFAHFLNDMIQSLILAIYPMLKGGFNLSFTQIGLLTMTYQVTASLLQPVVGLYTDKHPKPHSLAVAMAFTLAGLLLLSVAPSYGVLLVAAALVGTGSSIFHPESSRVARMASGGQHGLAQSIFQVGGNGGSAMGPLLAALIVHQQASLAWFSLAALVGIVVLWRIGGWYARQLAQGARKRKAAGATASPVATRVVVRAMVVLMVLVFSKYFYMASLTSYYTFYLMERFALARQDAQLHLFLFLFAVAAGTILGGPIGDRIGRKRVIWASILGVAPFTLLLPHVGLFWTTVLTFIIGFILASAFSAILVFAQELIPGKVGMVSGLFFGFAFGMGGIGAAVLGGMADTHGIRAVYEYCAYLPLLGLLTVFLPDLREGPQRV
- the minE gene encoding cell division topological specificity factor MinE, producing MSILSFLLGEKKKSASVAKERLQIILAHERTGHSAPADYLPALQRELVAVISKYVKIGDQDLRVSLERQDNLEVLEVKIEIPQH
- the minD gene encoding septum site-determining protein MinD; its protein translation is MAKIIVVTSGKGGVGKTTTSASFAAGLALRGHKTAVIDFDVGLRNLDLIMGCERRVVYDLINVVQGEANLRQALIKDKKCENLFILPASQTRDKDALTREGVEKVIDGLIEMDFEYIVCDSPAGIESGALMAMYFADEALIVTNPEVSSVRDSDRILGILASKTKRATEGGDPIKEHLLITRYNPKRVHGGEMLSLTDIQEILRIKLIGVVPESEAVLHASNQGTPAIHLEGSDVSDAYSDVVDRFLGKDKPMRFTDYQKPGLFSRIFGNK
- a CDS encoding EamA family transporter, giving the protein MKANAISTTGAGGPSLRDILMTGLAPAIWGSTYLVTSQWLPPGQPLLSGVIRALPAGLAMLAFGRQLPRGGWWWRAAVLGVLNIGFFQAMLFIAAYRLPGGVAATVGAIQPLIVVVLAWAWLGARPRPAAWMAGAGGLLGVALLVLGPAARLDAVGVAAAAAGAVSMAVGTVLTRHWQPPVSPLVLTAWQLCAGGLFLLPFALVLEPLPGHFTLANWLGYAWLSIVGAGFSYALWFRGVGRMPSAAVAALGLLSPVSATVLGFLVLGQALTAVQAAGALLVLGSVWLGQRAAAPATVARAQAA
- the minC gene encoding septum site-determining protein MinC, translated to MSQKKTPRFELRSGNVDALLLALQTADMAALRDDLLTRFEATPDFFSNDVIALDLRALDDDSEVALGTVIDTLATLKARAIGVVARAGQREWAERFGLPLLDSQARRNGAAERAAEARAAAAAEQAVAEQAAREEAARAAAQAATDAAVAAAVRQNQTLLIDKPLRSGQQVYAHGDVVIMDVVSYGAEVIAEGNIHIYAPLRGRALAGVKGNTAARIFSTCMEPELISIAGIYRTAEQTLPADVHGKTAQVRLADEKLILEALRLK
- a CDS encoding response regulator transcription factor — translated: MKIAALQADPTLAVSIEQTLRLNGHQCTRYLSGRALIGALRGRSFDLLMLDCDTPGLPALEVLAWVRRTLGNEMPVMLTGASNEEGFVAACLAQGADSYVPKPLRTAELAARVLALLRRARPASADCDLEHGPFRFATAERQVWVKGQPVLLAPKEFDLAVLLFRNLGSLVLRQTMVDQVWRYHMDTASRTVDSHLSRVRTKLALWPHNGVRLSSVYGLGSRLDAA
- a CDS encoding Bug family tripartite tricarboxylate transporter substrate binding protein; amino-acid sequence: MAFSFRSSLLAAACAFSAAVLAPAAAAAADAYPSRPIRLIVAYPTGGISDTVARALGERLSAQMGTSVVVENKAGAGGSIGIDAVAKAAPDGYTLGFAATSPLTLNPHVGRVNYDPQKDVAPVMSVMYSPVLVVGTSAFSGKSFADVVGQASAKPGSVRWATSGLGTVGHVVLEQVKQKSKADIVLIPYKGAGQQMNDALGGQFEVMSTNASPVLSQHMQAGRLRALAVGAPKRLESLPAVPTLAELGYPKANLTSTFGVFAPGKTPAAIINRLNAELNKALAEPEVHERLLKGGEVPTGGTPAQFAKAIREESAENARIVREAGIKAD
- a CDS encoding magnesium and cobalt transport protein CorA; the encoded protein is MGAIVNCVAYRQGKRLGTVGMEEIPKVLAVPGTFVWLGLHEPELALLRQAQQAFGLHDLAVEDATNAHQRPKLEAYGDSVFVVLNTAQLVQDEVVVGETHLFVGPNYVVSVRHGASSTYAPVRERCEHDPHGLANGPGYVLYALMDFVVDHYLPIVTRLEDNFEALEQGIFRDEFDRAAIQRLYQVKRQVLRLRNAVSPVEDMCGQLIRLHEELVPKELRAYFRDIEDHASRLVRTLDVVREMLTTAVQVNLALVTVGQNEVVKRLAGWGAILAIPTVVFSLYGMNFDFMPELKVHYAYPAVIGVTAVACGALWRRLHRAGWI
- a CDS encoding MarR family winged helix-turn-helix transcriptional regulator; this encodes MTARRKPEDAPDHVDGILAQWARERPDLDASPMGILGRLGRLNRHTGRAIEAALGATGLQPWEFDVLATLRRAGPPYALSPGALIGSLMITSGTMTNRLDHLERAGLVRREPNPEDRRGLLVALTDAGRKRVDHAVELHVANEHRLLEGLTATERAQLAALLRRWLRMFEPPAGDGGDGKSGD
- a CDS encoding porin — its product is MKKSAIVLAAGSLLAGSAFAQSSVTLYGIVDQSIRFQTNANANNDNSWELTNGAVTNSRWGIKGSEALGNNLKAIFQLENGFDPDTGRANQNGRLFGRQAYVGLSGDFGTIKLGRQYTEGFNFFGDYDPLTIGNYTNNAWPFFLTNFRNDNVISYGGKFGGLDVGASYGFGEQAGSMSRNQYWGARAAYTFGPFGIGGVYQEVRNLTGEKQQMWGAAGKYSIGPAKVFVGYIGGKDRTGSVDASLNFDTSTGATTLNPIPAGGNAAANPRKDTIGYIGVTYQATPALALTGVFYGDYVENVNGVNNNNGRRYTGVLLAEYSLSKRTQVYGTVDFNKVSGGTTTEMPGRNNQTGAAVGIRHIF